TCGGTAGAAAGAAGGTCATGTACACGTCGGTGAGATCGACGAGGTTGAGCACCCGGCCGCCTTGGCCCATCACCTCCCCGGGCTCGGCGACGCGGTATTGCACGCGACCGTCGCGTGGAGATTTAAGAATGCTGTCGTCAATGTCGGCCTGAATCCGCCGGATTGTGGCCTGCTGGGCCTCGATGTTGGATTCCGCGCCAGCGACCTCTGAGCGCGCCGTGGCAACGGCGGCCTCGGCCGCGGCGACTTGGGCGCGGGCGGAAACGACGGTGGCCTCTGCACTCTGGACCCGCGCACGATCGTCATC
The DNA window shown above is from Terriglobales bacterium and carries:
- a CDS encoding HlyD family efflux transporter periplasmic adaptor subunit; translated protein: DDDRARVQSAEATVVSARAQVAAAEAAVATARSEVAGAESNIEAQQATIRRIQADIDDSILKSPRDGRVQYRVAEPGEVMGQGGRVLNLVDLTDVYMTFFLPTAQAGRVTLGSEVRLVLDAAPQYVIPARATFVADVAQFTPKTVETQIEREKLMFRIKAHIPPELLREHIKQVKTGLPGVAYVQRDHQTEWPARLAVRLPP